TTATCTTCTACAAAGAGTATTATTACATTTTTTTCAAGTTTTTTATGGTTATTCTTTTTTCCGAATGCAGTTTACATAATAACGGATTATATCCATTTAAGTAATGAAAAGTTTTATTATCCAAATCCTAATTATACCCCTTATTCTGGGGAGAGTAGAGTATTATATAACTTTGATCTTCAAACATGGAATAACTTTTTTTCAATAACTTTTGGAGTTTTCTTAGGCTGTGCATTAAGCGTTTTATCACTTTATATATTTCATAAATACATAGAAAAGCGTAAAGGTAGGTTAGTTGGATGGATATTTGCAATTACTGTTCACTTGCTTAGTGGATATGCAATTTATTTAGGAAGATTTATTAGATTTAATTCTTGGGACGTGATTTTTAATCCTTTAAATATAGTAAAATTTGTAATATCTAATATAGATAAAATTGCTGTTACCTTTACTTTTTACTTCTCTCTACTAAGCTTGCTTATTTATGGTATATTTTATTTATTTATATACCTAGGTGAGGATAAGATTACTAATTAAGAAGCATAAGAAAGTTTAAATATTTTTAGGACTTATATTGACTCTCCTGTTAGGGAAGAGTCTATAATTTATTTAAGGGCTCCCAAATATGTGCACATAGGTGATTAAAATGTTTAAAATTGGAGATTTTGCAAGACTAAACAAGGTGACAATTAAAACACTAAGACATTATGACAGTCTTGGTTTGTTACAGCCTGAAAAAATTGATTCTTTTACAAAATATCGGTACTATTCAGCTAGTCAGATGCCAAGGTTAAACCGAATACTTTCGTTAAAGGACATTGGATTTTCTCTGGAAGAAATTGCTTTGATTCTAAATAAGAATATGGATTTAAAGCAAATACAAACTCTTTTGGAGTTGAAGCATTCAGAAATTGCAGACAAAATAAGGAATGAACAAGCAAGATTAAGTCGTATTGAAACTTTTATTAAAATATGTAAACAGGAGGAATATATTATGGAGTATGATATTGTGTTAAAAGAAATTGAACCTGTAAGAGTTGCAACACTAAGAGATATTATTCCAACCTATAGTGATCAGGGACATTTGTGGGAAGAATTGGGATCTCATATAGAAAAGTATGATGCTAAAATACTTCCACCATGTATGGTTATATACCATGATACAGGATATAAGGAAGAGTGTGTTGATGCTGAGGTAGTTGA
This is a stretch of genomic DNA from Alkaliphilus flagellatus. It encodes these proteins:
- a CDS encoding DUF1361 domain-containing protein, which translates into the protein MDKKINTVTIILVLLSLVLVCWLVFGGPFDTFYLIWNLILAWAPMVFALIFRKSLRGKLSSTKSIITFFSSFLWLFFFPNAVYIITDYIHLSNEKFYYPNPNYTPYSGESRVLYNFDLQTWNNFFSITFGVFLGCALSVLSLYIFHKYIEKRKGRLVGWIFAITVHLLSGYAIYLGRFIRFNSWDVIFNPLNIVKFVISNIDKIAVTFTFYFSLLSLLIYGIFYLFIYLGEDKITN
- a CDS encoding MerR family transcriptional regulator, yielding MFKIGDFARLNKVTIKTLRHYDSLGLLQPEKIDSFTKYRYYSASQMPRLNRILSLKDIGFSLEEIALILNKNMDLKQIQTLLELKHSEIADKIRNEQARLSRIETFIKICKQEEYIMEYDIVLKEIEPVRVATLRDIIPTYSDQGHLWEELGSHIEKYDAKILPPCMVIYHDTGYKEECVDAEVVEPIDGDLPDTERIKVKELESVKEMACVVHKGPYQTLNMAYNAISKWIEENKYEIIGSQRELYIKGEWITLDPNEYITEIQFPVQKIKG